ACAAAGTGGAAAAGATGCTCGCGGAATAGTCCTTCGCCCCGTATCCATCAGGCGACGGCTCCGGCGCATTGCGCATTGATTCGGATCACCGGGCACCCAACGGGAACAGGAATTCATTTGTCAGTCCGCACGGCGTAAGGCTAAATGCGCCTGCGATCATGGACTCTTTGGCGAACCTGCTCTGGCACAATGGAAACTTTCTCGGAATCGAATGGAACGCATGGAAAGCCATCGGCTGGCTCGGCAATGCGACGTTCTTCTCCCGCTTCTTCGTCCAGTGGTATGCGACCGAAAGAAAGAAGCAGGTCGTGGTGCCGACGGCGTTCTGGTGGTTGAGTCTGGCCGGCTCGTTCTTCCTCCTTTGTTACGCCCTCTTTTACAAGCGAGACTCGGTGTTCATTTTTGCCTACGCCTTCACCTGGATTCCCTACATTCGTAATCTCATCATCCACCGGCGGCATAAAGAGGCGCATTTGAACTGTCCCGCGTGCGGAGTGGATTCCCCGCCGTCGGCTAACTACTGCGCGAAGTGCGGGACAAAGCTGATCACGTAGAACCGGGCGCGCCCTTGATCCCGTCGAGCCGCGGCGAATTATTTTCCGGACTGACCGGGGGTCGGGAACTGTCCCGGTTGCGCCACCTGATCGGTTGGGAAAGATTTAAGTCCGTACTTCTCCAGGATCGGAGTAAAGTCCGGATGCGTCTGGGAAAAAGACTGCAAGCCAGCGACCAGCTTGTTTACCAGAGGCCACTTTGTTGTCTGAAATTCCTGAGTCAGTCTCCGCGCACCGTCCAATTCCGCGCGGATGATGCGGTACTGGTAAAGCAGAAACGCGTTGACAGCGACGCTCAACAGGAGCGTGGCCAGCAGGGTCGTGTTGAACAGTGATCTCAACCGCTGAAGTTCCTCATGCAATTCCCGCTGGGAAGCGGG
This sequence is a window from Candidatus Angelobacter sp.. Protein-coding genes within it:
- a CDS encoding lipid-A-disaccharide synthase N-terminal domain-containing protein — encoded protein: MDSLANLLWHNGNFLGIEWNAWKAIGWLGNATFFSRFFVQWYATERKKQVVVPTAFWWLSLAGSFFLLCYALFYKRDSVFIFAYAFTWIPYIRNLIIHRRHKEAHLNCPACGVDSPPSANYCAKCGTKLIT